A portion of the Cryptomeria japonica chromosome 5, Sugi_1.0, whole genome shotgun sequence genome contains these proteins:
- the LOC131067310 gene encoding antimicrobial peptide 1-like → MKNTIALKYIGILLVCLLFVRLSVGSYFSVWAGSGCSNQAATYSNCGCTNVASDLHGGYQFVYQGQTAAAYNAANCDGVAHTRFTSSVSGCTAFGWNSFFIQC, encoded by the coding sequence ATGAAGAATACTATTGCTTTGAAATACATAGGAATACTGCTTGTATGCCTCTTGTTTGTAAGGCTTTCTGTGGGTAGTTATTTTAGTGTATGGGCAGGTTCTGGGTGTAGTAACCAGGCTGCTACTTACAGTAACTGTGGGTGTACTAATGTAGCCAGCGATTTGCATGGAGGATATCAGTTTGTATACCAAGGACAAACTGCCGCTGCTTATAATGCTGCTAATTGTGATGGCGTAGCACATACTCGATTTACTAGCAGTGTAAGCGGCTGCACCGCTTTTGGCTGGAACAGCTTCTTCATTCAGTGCTGA